GAGACAACAAAACAAATTTTTATGTGTGGAATAGTCGGAGTTTTCGATTTGAAGTGTAAGTCGGCAGATTTACGCCCACAGGTGCTCGATATGGCCAAGCGCATACGGCACCGTGGTCCCGATTGGTCGGGCATCTTCTGCGACGACAAGGCGATCCTCGCCCACGAGCGCCTGTCTATTGTAGACCCCGAGTCGGGTCGCCAACCCCTTTACAGCAAAGACCGAAATTTGGTGCTCGCTGTTAATGGCGAGATCTACAATCACCTCAATATCCGAAATCAGTACGCCAATAAGTACGAGTTCCAAACCAACTCCGACTGCGAGGTTATCCTTGCGCTTTACCAGGAGAAGGGTCCCGACTTCCTCGAAGAGCTAAACGGGATCTTTGCCTTTGCGCTATACGACCGCGAGAAGGATGTGTACGTGATTGGTCGCGACCACATGGGCATCATTCCGCTCTACCAGGGATGGGATCAGTACGGCAACTACTACGTGGCCTCGGAGCTCAAGGCACTCGAAGGGTACTGCAACCGCATTCAGGAGTTCCTACCCGGCCACTACCTCTACAGCAAGGATGGCGAGATGAAGCGCTGGTACACCCGCGACTGGATGGAGTATGATGCCGTTAAGGATAACGAAACCGATATTGCCCTCCTTCGCAAGGCGCTGGAGGATGCCGTGCACCGCCAGCTGATGTCCGACGTGCCCTACGGGGTATTGCTCTCGGGCGGATTGGACTCGTCCATCATCTCAGCCGTGGCCAAGAAGTACGCCGCCAAGCGCATCGAGAGCGACGACACCAAGGAAGCTTGGTGGCCGCAGCTCCACTCGTTTGCCGTTGGCCTAGTGGGCTCGCCCGACCTCATCGCCGCCAAAAAGGTGGCCGAGCATATCGGAACCATCCACCACGAGATTCACTTTACCGTACAGGAGGGATTGGACGCCGTTCGCGACGTTATCTACCACCTCGAAACCTACGACGTAACCACCGTTCGTGCATCAACCCCAATGTTCCTGCTGGCAAGGGTTATCAAGTCGATGGGGGTAAAGATGGTGCTTTCGGGTGAGGGCTCTGACGAGCTTTTCGGCGGATACCTCTACTTCCACAAGGCGCCCGATGCCAAGGCGCTGCACGAGGAAACCGTGCGTAAGCTCAGCAAGCTGCACCTGTACGACTGCCTCCGTGCCAACAAGGCGCTATGCGCGTGGGGTGTTGAGGGGCGCGTGCCCTTCCTCGACAAGGAGTTTATGGACGTGGCTATGCGCATCAACCCCAAGGATAAGATGTCGGGCGACGAGCGCATGGAGAAGTGGGTTCTGCGCAAGGCCTTCGAGGATTACCTACCCGAGAGCGTGGCGTGGCGCCAGAAGGAGC
This window of the uncultured Acetobacteroides sp. genome carries:
- the asnB gene encoding asparagine synthase B, which gives rise to MCGIVGVFDLKCKSADLRPQVLDMAKRIRHRGPDWSGIFCDDKAILAHERLSIVDPESGRQPLYSKDRNLVLAVNGEIYNHLNIRNQYANKYEFQTNSDCEVILALYQEKGPDFLEELNGIFAFALYDREKDVYVIGRDHMGIIPLYQGWDQYGNYYVASELKALEGYCNRIQEFLPGHYLYSKDGEMKRWYTRDWMEYDAVKDNETDIALLRKALEDAVHRQLMSDVPYGVLLSGGLDSSIISAVAKKYAAKRIESDDTKEAWWPQLHSFAVGLVGSPDLIAAKKVAEHIGTIHHEIHFTVQEGLDAVRDVIYHLETYDVTTVRASTPMFLLARVIKSMGVKMVLSGEGSDELFGGYLYFHKAPDAKALHEETVRKLSKLHLYDCLRANKALCAWGVEGRVPFLDKEFMDVAMRINPKDKMSGDERMEKWVLRKAFEDYLPESVAWRQKEQFSDGVGYSWIDSLKELTATEISDEQLATAKFRFPLNTPSTKEEYYYRSIFAEHFPSDQAAACVPSVPSVACSTPEAIAWDKSFKDMLDPSGRAVKSVHKKGYK